The following coding sequences lie in one Phycicoccus duodecadis genomic window:
- a CDS encoding putative bifunctional diguanylate cyclase/phosphodiesterase codes for MARRGQTRLRTTATVVGTVLVVVLEMALLTGVWHLGDALDRQREAASALSGTLGSLTPASAEGATNTVDRAVQALVAAGVDTTPGTAGAALVDSARAFRADPSDPAALASLRVADDAVAADLRAATSARGWAALALHAALLIIASLGWFVWFRRLVDRHREMEHRLTAQHVVDQRERRLLALVQNSADLVVLVEPDGTASFVTPSAATMLGRHPEAHTGRPLGHLLGEGAVEVLRMVGIGRQGDQTVRVRLVHQDGRDLVAEGTLTNLLDEPAVAAWVLTLRDVTDQHSLAEELAHQAFHDSLTGLANRALFCDRLDHALRRQGGGTAAVLFWDLDDFKLVNDTRGHSVGDRLLVVVADRLRGAVRPSDTVARLGGDEFAVLMEDVDESWAVTVAERVLEALAEPVEIDGTVWTVRASVGVTTSRTGEASGEEMLRDADIAMYWAKEHGKSSVSVYDTARQAASLEVMALQNELQRAIDGGELVLHFQPTIDLASRTVTGFEALVRWQHPERGLVGPAEFIPMAERSGLVVPLGSWVLREACRAAVTMGEGDDAPSMGVNVSSQQLVRPGFVEEVARVLRESGLRSQRLVLEVTESVLLDDFEAAERALNGLRAIGVSIAIDDFGTGYSSLSYLSQLPVDILKVDKSFIDRVCAEDHSASVTLAILEMSRSLRLQTVAEGVETLEQAAWLEERACGRGQGFLWSRPVPLADARALLLRPLEDPADVGPEDDAADDAEAVTA; via the coding sequence ATGGCCCGACGCGGACAGACCCGCCTGCGCACCACGGCGACGGTGGTCGGCACGGTCCTGGTCGTGGTCCTCGAGATGGCGCTCCTCACGGGGGTCTGGCACCTCGGTGACGCCCTCGACCGGCAGCGCGAGGCCGCGTCCGCCCTGTCCGGCACGCTCGGCTCCCTGACGCCGGCCTCGGCCGAGGGCGCCACGAACACCGTCGACCGCGCGGTGCAGGCGCTCGTGGCGGCCGGGGTCGACACGACGCCGGGGACCGCCGGGGCCGCGCTGGTCGACAGCGCGCGCGCGTTCCGCGCCGACCCGTCCGACCCGGCGGCGCTGGCGTCGCTGCGCGTGGCCGACGACGCTGTCGCGGCCGACCTGCGGGCCGCCACCAGCGCCCGCGGATGGGCGGCCCTCGCCCTCCACGCCGCCCTGCTGATCATCGCCTCGCTGGGCTGGTTCGTCTGGTTCCGCCGGCTCGTCGACCGCCACCGCGAGATGGAGCACCGCCTGACCGCCCAGCACGTCGTCGACCAGCGCGAGCGGCGGCTGCTGGCCCTGGTGCAGAACAGTGCCGACCTGGTGGTCCTGGTCGAGCCCGACGGCACCGCGTCCTTCGTCACCCCGTCGGCCGCGACGATGCTGGGCCGCCACCCCGAGGCCCACACCGGCCGCCCGCTGGGCCACCTGCTCGGCGAGGGCGCGGTGGAGGTGCTGCGGATGGTGGGCATCGGCCGCCAGGGCGACCAGACGGTGCGGGTGCGCCTGGTCCACCAGGACGGGCGCGACCTGGTCGCCGAGGGCACCCTGACCAACCTGCTCGACGAACCCGCCGTCGCCGCCTGGGTGCTGACCCTGCGCGACGTCACCGACCAGCACAGCCTGGCCGAGGAGCTCGCCCACCAGGCCTTCCACGACTCGCTGACCGGCCTCGCGAACCGTGCCCTCTTCTGCGACCGCCTCGACCACGCGCTCCGGCGGCAGGGCGGCGGCACCGCGGCGGTGCTGTTCTGGGACCTCGACGACTTCAAGCTGGTCAACGACACCCGCGGGCACTCCGTCGGCGACCGGCTCCTCGTGGTGGTGGCCGACCGGCTGCGCGGCGCCGTCCGGCCCTCCGACACCGTCGCCCGGCTGGGCGGCGACGAGTTCGCGGTCCTGATGGAGGACGTCGACGAGAGCTGGGCCGTCACCGTCGCCGAGCGCGTGCTCGAGGCGCTGGCCGAGCCGGTCGAGATCGACGGCACCGTGTGGACGGTCCGCGCCAGCGTGGGCGTCACCACCTCCCGCACCGGCGAGGCGTCGGGCGAGGAGATGCTGCGCGACGCCGACATCGCCATGTACTGGGCCAAGGAGCACGGCAAGAGCTCGGTCTCGGTCTACGACACCGCCCGCCAGGCCGCCTCGCTCGAGGTCATGGCCCTGCAGAACGAGCTGCAGCGCGCCATCGACGGCGGCGAGCTGGTGCTGCACTTCCAGCCCACGATCGACCTGGCCTCGCGCACCGTCACCGGCTTCGAGGCGCTCGTGCGCTGGCAGCACCCCGAGCGCGGGCTCGTCGGGCCGGCCGAGTTCATCCCGATGGCCGAGCGCTCGGGCCTCGTGGTCCCGCTCGGGTCCTGGGTGCTGCGCGAGGCGTGCCGCGCCGCCGTGACGATGGGCGAGGGCGACGACGCGCCGTCGATGGGCGTCAACGTCTCGTCGCAGCAGCTGGTCCGCCCCGGCTTCGTCGAGGAGGTCGCGCGGGTGCTGCGCGAGTCGGGCCTGCGCTCGCAGCGGCTCGTGCTCGAGGTCACCGAGTCGGTCCTGCTCGACGACTTCGAGGCCGCCGAGCGCGCCCTGAACGGCCTGCGCGCCATCGGGGTCTCGATCGCCATCGACGACTTCGGCACCGGCTACAGCTCGCTCAGCTACCTCTCGCAGCTGCCGGTCGACATCCTCAAGGTCGACAAGTCCTTCATCGACCGGGTGTGCGCCGAGGACCACTCGGCCTCGGTGACGCTGGCCATCCTCGAGATGAGCCGCTCGCTGCGGCTGCAGACGGTCGCCGAGGGGGTCGAGACCCTCGAGCAGGCCGCCTGGCTCGAGGAACGGGCCTGCGGCCGCGGCCAGGGCTTCCTCTGGTCGCGCCCGGTACCGCTGGCCGACGCCCGGGCCCTCCTCCTGCGGCCGCTCGAGGACCCCGCCGACGTCGGGCCCGAGGACGACGCGGCCGACGACGCCGAGGCCGTCACCGCCTGA
- a CDS encoding DUF2157 domain-containing protein, translated as MSAPPTTTSLPPVPDDGAGPELRHPATPAQLAWLEHQLGAWRAEGLVDDVAARAIRGRYVAHRRVTLVRIVLTLGALFVGLGLIWLVVANLDALSLALRLVLVVLLWVGLVVAAEALARRRARAGGVASPVVGAVRLLAAGAFGAAVFQAAQTLGLSLDDPTLVGVWALGALVHAYVWVAVGPTVLGVLLATFWLLSRWAEEDDDGSGVTLGVAAAALLAVAVGALHHRLPDHARRALAVPWREVGAGLGLGALFVAALRSGAPDRGTPASVWVVVAVALVVAVAGVLTGDRLDRLEVGLATAVLALVVVLALWRPSSGALRTGELTGGDWVRAVVTVVAYLAVASGTAVLGGLRDSDRLTWLATAALVVFTTTQAFAVFAPVLSGSVLFLAVGVVLLGTGVLADRGRRRVVREGRAARA; from the coding sequence ATGTCCGCGCCACCCACCACCACGTCACTGCCGCCGGTGCCCGACGACGGGGCCGGGCCGGAGCTGCGGCACCCGGCGACCCCGGCGCAGCTGGCCTGGCTCGAGCACCAGCTCGGCGCCTGGCGGGCCGAGGGCCTGGTCGACGACGTCGCCGCCCGCGCCATCCGCGGCCGCTACGTCGCCCACCGCCGCGTCACCCTGGTGCGCATCGTGCTCACCCTCGGGGCGCTGTTCGTGGGTCTCGGCCTCATCTGGCTGGTCGTGGCCAACCTCGACGCGCTCTCGCTCGCGCTGCGCCTGGTCCTGGTCGTGCTGCTCTGGGTCGGGCTGGTCGTGGCGGCCGAGGCGCTGGCGCGGCGCCGGGCCCGCGCGGGCGGGGTCGCGTCCCCGGTCGTCGGCGCCGTCCGGCTGCTCGCCGCGGGGGCGTTCGGGGCCGCGGTCTTCCAGGCGGCCCAGACCCTGGGCCTGTCGCTGGACGACCCGACGCTGGTGGGGGTGTGGGCGCTCGGCGCCCTCGTGCACGCGTACGTGTGGGTCGCCGTCGGGCCGACCGTCCTCGGGGTCCTGCTCGCCACGTTCTGGCTGCTGTCGAGGTGGGCCGAGGAGGACGACGACGGGTCGGGCGTGACGCTGGGCGTCGCGGCCGCGGCGCTGCTGGCGGTGGCCGTGGGGGCGCTGCATCACCGGCTCCCGGACCACGCGCGGCGGGCGCTCGCCGTGCCCTGGCGCGAGGTCGGCGCCGGCCTGGGGCTGGGCGCGCTCTTCGTGGCGGCGCTGCGCTCCGGGGCCCCCGACCGGGGGACGCCGGCCTCGGTGTGGGTGGTCGTGGCCGTCGCGCTGGTGGTGGCGGTCGCAGGGGTGCTCACCGGCGACCGGCTCGACCGGCTCGAGGTCGGGCTGGCCACGGCCGTCCTCGCCCTCGTGGTGGTGCTGGCGCTGTGGCGACCCTCGAGCGGCGCCCTGCGCACCGGGGAGCTCACCGGCGGTGACTGGGTGCGGGCCGTCGTCACCGTCGTGGCCTACCTCGCCGTCGCCAGCGGCACCGCGGTGCTCGGCGGCCTGCGCGACTCCGACCGGCTCACCTGGCTCGCGACCGCTGCGCTGGTCGTCTTCACGACCACCCAGGCGTTCGCGGTCTTCGCCCCCGTGCTATCCGGCTCGGTGCTGTTCCTGGCCGTCGGGGTGGTGCTGCTGGGCACCGGCGTGCTCGCCGACCGCGGGCGGCGCCGCGTGGTGCGCGAGGGGCGTGCGGCCCGCGCCTGA
- a CDS encoding GMC family oxidoreductase, whose protein sequence is MSSVRDRNESAWLLPADGTRTNHRLRHDMRRFDDTDEVDLVVVGCGAGGSTMIQRLARAGWRVVALDAGPFWDPDTDWVSDEAGSHHLYWTEPRVISGSDPVPLGSNNSGRGVGGSMVHYAGYTPRFHPSDFETYTRDGVGADWPIDYADLKPYYEAIEEELPVAGEEWPWGDPHSYPYRPHPVGGNGEIFLRGAEKLGVTAKVGPVAIVNGRFGNRAHCIYRGFCLQGCKVNAKASPLITHIPDALAHGAEVRANAMVTRIEIDERTGRATGVHYVRDGVARFQRATMVAVAGYSIETPRLLLNSACDRFPEGIGNDFDQVGRYLMVQGAPQTAGRFDAEVRMYKAPPPEVSTEAFYETDPSKPYQRGFSIQTVSPLPITWAEHISAQGHWGSDLREYMSDYVHWSCLGALCEFLAQPDNRVTLSDEKDRHGLPVAHFSYSQCDNDTALMKAAQSVMEDILHAAGADEVITIDRYAHLVGGARMAADEEHGVVDADCRTFAVPNVYITDGSVLPTQGSANPALTIMSVAARAADRLARGARNGT, encoded by the coding sequence ATGAGCTCCGTGCGCGACCGGAACGAGTCGGCGTGGCTGCTGCCGGCCGACGGCACCCGGACCAACCACCGCCTGCGGCACGACATGCGCCGCTTCGACGACACCGACGAGGTCGACCTGGTCGTCGTGGGCTGCGGGGCCGGGGGCTCGACGATGATCCAGCGGCTGGCCCGGGCCGGGTGGCGGGTGGTGGCCCTGGACGCCGGCCCGTTCTGGGACCCCGACACCGACTGGGTCAGTGACGAGGCCGGGTCGCACCACCTCTACTGGACCGAGCCGCGGGTCATCTCAGGGTCGGACCCGGTGCCCCTGGGGTCGAACAACTCCGGCCGGGGCGTCGGCGGCTCGATGGTGCACTACGCCGGCTACACCCCCCGCTTCCACCCCAGCGACTTCGAGACCTACACCCGCGACGGGGTGGGGGCCGACTGGCCGATCGACTACGCCGACCTCAAGCCCTACTACGAGGCCATCGAGGAGGAGCTCCCGGTGGCCGGCGAGGAATGGCCCTGGGGCGACCCGCACTCCTACCCCTACCGCCCCCATCCGGTCGGCGGCAACGGCGAGATCTTCCTGCGGGGCGCCGAGAAGCTCGGCGTGACCGCCAAGGTCGGCCCCGTCGCCATCGTCAACGGCCGGTTCGGCAACCGGGCGCACTGCATCTACCGCGGCTTCTGCCTGCAGGGGTGCAAGGTGAACGCGAAGGCCTCGCCGCTCATCACGCACATCCCCGATGCCCTCGCGCACGGCGCCGAGGTGCGCGCCAACGCCATGGTCACGAGGATCGAGATCGACGAGCGCACCGGCCGGGCCACCGGGGTGCACTACGTGCGCGACGGGGTGGCGCGGTTCCAGCGGGCCACCATGGTGGCCGTCGCCGGGTACTCGATCGAGACCCCCCGGCTGCTGCTCAACTCGGCGTGCGACCGCTTCCCCGAGGGGATCGGCAACGACTTCGACCAGGTCGGCCGCTACCTGATGGTGCAGGGCGCTCCGCAGACCGCCGGCCGGTTCGACGCCGAGGTACGCATGTACAAGGCGCCGCCCCCCGAGGTCAGCACCGAGGCGTTCTACGAGACCGACCCCAGCAAGCCGTACCAGCGGGGCTTCTCGATCCAGACCGTGTCGCCACTGCCCATCACGTGGGCCGAGCACATCTCGGCCCAGGGCCACTGGGGGTCCGACCTCCGGGAGTACATGAGCGACTACGTGCACTGGTCGTGCCTGGGCGCGCTGTGCGAGTTCCTGGCGCAGCCGGACAACCGCGTGACCCTGTCGGACGAGAAGGACCGCCACGGGCTGCCGGTCGCGCACTTCTCCTACTCCCAGTGCGACAACGACACCGCCCTGATGAAGGCCGCCCAGAGCGTCATGGAGGACATCCTGCACGCCGCCGGGGCGGACGAGGTCATCACCATCGACCGCTACGCCCACCTCGTGGGCGGTGCGCGGATGGCGGCCGACGAGGAGCACGGCGTGGTCGACGCCGACTGCCGCACGTTCGCGGTCCCCAACGTGTACATCACCGACGGCAGCGTGCTGCCCACCCAGGGCAGCGCCAACCCGGCGCTGACCATCATGTCGGTCGCCGCCCGCGCGGCCGACCGACTGGCCCGCGGCGCCCGTAACGGCACCTGA
- a CDS encoding aldose 1-epimerase family protein: MSTGRRPDPAPTPPGSAGGIPPSGAQYPITHGDQHATVVEVGGGIRAYEVGGRDVLQPYALDQMCDGAHGAPLVPWPNRLGDGRYRFDGEDHQVPLTEPEKGNAIHGFLRWQPWSCVTHEEGHVVMGTTLFPRPGYPFTLGVRVGYRLDDEGLSVTTSATNLGDRPAPYACGQHPYLAPADGLVDDCTLRLEASTRILTDPQRQLPTGREDVTGTAYDFREGRRLGDLAVDDAFTDLRRDERGRAWVSLESADGEVVGLWVDRAYPVVEIFTGDTLAPDRRRRGLGAEPMTGPPNAFQSGIGVARLDPGDTFRATWGVSLARRGDGGARRA, from the coding sequence GTGAGCACCGGCCGACGGCCCGACCCCGCCCCGACGCCGCCGGGGTCGGCCGGCGGCATCCCGCCGTCCGGCGCCCAGTACCCGATCACCCACGGGGACCAGCACGCGACCGTCGTGGAGGTCGGGGGCGGCATCCGCGCGTACGAGGTCGGGGGCCGTGACGTGCTGCAGCCGTACGCCCTCGACCAGATGTGCGACGGAGCCCACGGCGCGCCGCTCGTGCCGTGGCCCAACCGGCTCGGTGACGGGCGCTACCGCTTCGACGGGGAGGACCACCAGGTCCCGCTGACCGAGCCGGAGAAGGGGAACGCCATCCACGGCTTCCTGCGCTGGCAGCCCTGGAGCTGTGTGACGCACGAGGAGGGGCACGTGGTCATGGGCACCACGCTCTTCCCCCGGCCCGGGTACCCCTTCACGCTGGGAGTGCGCGTCGGCTACCGCCTCGACGACGAGGGGCTGAGCGTCACGACGTCGGCGACCAACCTCGGGGACCGCCCCGCCCCCTACGCGTGCGGCCAGCACCCGTATCTCGCACCGGCGGACGGTCTGGTCGACGACTGCACCCTGCGGCTGGAGGCGAGCACGCGCATCCTCACCGACCCGCAGCGCCAGCTGCCCACCGGCCGCGAGGACGTCACGGGGACCGCGTACGACTTCCGGGAGGGGCGGCGGCTGGGCGACCTCGCGGTCGACGACGCCTTCACCGACCTGCGGCGCGACGAGCGGGGCCGGGCGTGGGTCAGCCTCGAGAGCGCCGACGGCGAGGTCGTGGGGCTGTGGGTCGACCGGGCCTACCCCGTGGTCGAGATCTTCACCGGTGACACCCTGGCGCCGGACCGGCGGCGCCGCGGTCTCGGCGCGGAACCCATGACCGGCCCTCCCAACGCGTTCCAGAGCGGCATCGGGGTGGCCCGGCTCGACCCGGGCGACACCTTCCGCGCCACGTGGGGCGTGTCGCTCGCGCGGCGCGGCGACGGGGGCGCCCGCCGGGCCTGA
- a CDS encoding gluconate 2-dehydrogenase subunit 3 family protein, translating to MTRPPGAGPSRTSGAPPVRFPGYDVLEQSGHWDAVTSGVVLSRVGMPPDIRFFTPAEQAVATALCDRLLGQPDEDDGTGSRVPVVNLIDARLAEHRTDGWHYHDMPADGQAWRDTLAGLDADAQEQYGSGFATCTHDEQSALIQAVQDRGSDAWHGLPAGHVWSLWTRYACTAFYSHPTAWNEIGFSGPAYPRGYKNIGVDRLEPYEVHDAIPSDDPLRRTR from the coding sequence GTGACGCGGCCCCCCGGTGCGGGCCCCTCCCGCACCAGCGGCGCCCCGCCCGTGCGGTTCCCCGGGTACGACGTCCTCGAGCAGAGCGGCCACTGGGACGCGGTGACGTCGGGCGTGGTGCTCTCGCGCGTCGGCATGCCGCCCGACATCCGCTTCTTCACCCCGGCCGAGCAGGCCGTGGCCACCGCGCTGTGCGACCGGCTGCTGGGCCAGCCCGACGAGGACGACGGGACGGGCTCCCGGGTGCCGGTCGTGAACCTCATCGACGCCCGGCTGGCCGAGCACCGTACCGACGGCTGGCACTACCACGACATGCCGGCCGACGGCCAGGCGTGGCGCGACACCCTCGCCGGCCTCGACGCGGACGCGCAGGAGCAGTACGGCTCCGGCTTCGCGACCTGCACCCACGACGAGCAGAGCGCGCTCATCCAGGCCGTGCAGGACCGCGGCTCGGACGCGTGGCACGGGCTCCCGGCCGGGCACGTCTGGAGCCTCTGGACGCGGTACGCCTGCACCGCCTTCTACTCCCACCCCACCGCGTGGAACGAGATCGGCTTCTCCGGGCCGGCCTACCCGCGCGGCTACAAGAACATCGGCGTGGACCGGCTCGAGCCGTACGAGGTCCACGACGCCATCCCGTCGGACGACCCCCTGCGGAGGACGCGATGA